The Deinococcus koreensis genome window below encodes:
- a CDS encoding glycerophosphodiester phosphodiesterase, with amino-acid sequence MPRLWFPVLAALFVSCSGTPAANPFITGRPWNIAHQGGELIRPSNTLLAYRNAVSLGVDMLEMDMHATRDGALVLSHDATLDRLTDTKGAIAGMTLDEVRRADAGYAFTPDGGQTYPYRGQGVRVAQLSEVLAAFPTTPMTIEIKQAQPSLAAPFCKALRDAGATPRVIVASFSDAALNEFRAACPEVTTSMTEKELRPLVLLSKVGLAGLAPLPGKVAQVPVQAGGIEVVTPGFVRAMHARGVAVQVWTIDEESEMRRLIGLGVDGIITNRPDLLKTVLGRGR; translated from the coding sequence ATGCCCAGACTGTGGTTTCCCGTGCTCGCGGCCCTCTTCGTGTCCTGCAGCGGGACGCCGGCCGCCAACCCCTTCATCACGGGCCGCCCCTGGAACATCGCGCACCAGGGAGGGGAACTGATCCGGCCCAGCAACACCCTGCTGGCGTACCGCAACGCGGTGTCCCTGGGCGTGGACATGCTGGAGATGGACATGCACGCGACCCGGGACGGCGCGCTGGTGCTCTCGCACGACGCCACCCTGGATCGCCTGACGGACACGAAGGGGGCCATCGCCGGGATGACGCTGGACGAGGTGCGGCGGGCCGACGCCGGCTACGCCTTCACGCCCGACGGCGGGCAGACCTATCCCTACCGGGGCCAGGGCGTGCGGGTGGCCCAGCTTTCGGAGGTGCTCGCGGCGTTTCCGACGACTCCCATGACCATCGAGATCAAGCAGGCGCAGCCCAGTCTCGCGGCGCCCTTCTGCAAGGCGCTGCGGGACGCCGGGGCCACGCCCCGCGTGATCGTGGCCTCCTTCAGCGACGCCGCCCTGAACGAGTTCCGCGCCGCCTGCCCCGAGGTGACGACCTCCATGACCGAGAAGGAGCTGCGCCCGCTGGTGCTGCTGAGCAAGGTGGGGCTCGCCGGACTGGCGCCGCTGCCGGGAAAGGTCGCCCAGGTGCCGGTGCAGGCCGGGGGCATCGAGGTCGTGACCCCCGGGTTCGTGCGCGCCATGCACGCCCGCGGCGTGGCCGTGCAGGTCTGGACGATCGACGAGGAAAGCGAGATGCGCCGGCTGATCGGCCTGGGCGTGGACGGAATCATCACCAACCGGCCCGACCTGCTGAAGACGGTGCTGGGGCGCGGGAGGTAG
- a CDS encoding DsbA family protein, which translates to MKLLLRTLAPTLARPLVCTLSLLAGAAQAQLWDTPKATAAQTILKGFTARQTVLTRGDATITLDVAGNLVVGVLVEAGTAADVARGLGVAWGLAETDLAALQRNLGSPQLQAAARRGFVETADEDGSGLIALKLRGEGSATRYAAYVALKIWPDSAFPATRNVTGSAAAPDVVRIFSDFQCPYCREMWDSAAQGWEARPEQFRVSHYQFPLDKHPNAFAAAEASECAGAQGRFWPYADTLFREFDRWTPLRAADTALKFGGYAGSAGLKTAAFTSCLNAHTFKASVEAQVRAGLAVGVQGTPTVFLNGVKMGNYASPAEVARIRAVTRATPSAASVIDARLGLFR; encoded by the coding sequence GTGAAGCTCCTCCTCCGCACACTGGCCCCCACACTGGCCCGCCCGCTGGTCTGCACGCTCTCCCTGCTGGCCGGCGCCGCCCAGGCCCAGCTCTGGGACACTCCCAAGGCGACCGCCGCCCAGACCATCCTGAAAGGGTTCACGGCCCGGCAGACCGTCCTGACGCGCGGAGACGCCACCATCACGCTGGACGTCGCCGGCAACCTGGTCGTGGGCGTGCTGGTCGAGGCGGGCACGGCGGCCGACGTGGCGCGCGGGCTGGGCGTGGCCTGGGGTCTGGCGGAGACCGACCTGGCCGCCCTGCAAAGGAACCTGGGGTCGCCGCAGCTGCAGGCCGCCGCCCGGCGCGGCTTCGTGGAGACGGCGGACGAGGACGGCAGCGGGTTGATCGCCCTGAAACTCCGGGGCGAGGGTTCGGCGACCCGCTACGCGGCCTACGTCGCCCTGAAGATCTGGCCGGACAGCGCCTTCCCGGCCACCCGCAACGTCACGGGGTCGGCCGCGGCGCCCGACGTGGTGAGGATCTTCAGCGACTTCCAGTGCCCCTACTGCCGGGAGATGTGGGACAGCGCCGCGCAGGGCTGGGAGGCCCGCCCGGAGCAGTTCCGGGTGTCCCACTACCAGTTTCCACTAGACAAGCACCCCAACGCCTTCGCGGCCGCCGAGGCCAGCGAGTGCGCGGGGGCGCAGGGCAGGTTCTGGCCCTACGCCGACACCCTGTTCCGGGAGTTCGACCGCTGGACGCCGCTGAGGGCGGCCGACACCGCCCTGAAATTCGGCGGGTACGCCGGAAGCGCCGGGCTCAAGACCGCCGCCTTCACGAGCTGCCTCAACGCCCATACCTTCAAAGCCTCGGTCGAGGCGCAGGTGAGGGCGGGGCTGGCAGTCGGGGTTCAGGGCACGCCGACCGTGTTCCTGAACGGCGTGAAGATGGGCAACTACGCCAGCCCCGCCGAGGTGGCGCGGATCCGGGCCGTCACGCGGGCCACGCCCAGCGCCGCCAGCGTGATCGACGCCCGGCTGGGGCTGTTCCGCTGA